The following are encoded in a window of Chitinophagaceae bacterium genomic DNA:
- a CDS encoding glutamate--tRNA ligase: MITRLAPTPSGFLHPGNIFNFLLNWHWARTNGGKVLLRIDDADAERKRPEYLDDIFRVLDWLGLDWDIGPTGPDDLEKNWSQARRRELYDELLNELTGKQLLFACACSRKELASGICNCREKQLALSSPAVAWRIQAPAMASFHDKALGNVTQELSAGSFIVRRKDGIAAYQLASLADDRHFGVTHIGRGEDLLASTAMQLYLDSRLNIPYLSSCSFWHHPLIVADDGSKLSKNAGHLSRSIMESVKKEELLDAFGKWIGLDKKNREDIF; encoded by the coding sequence ATGATCACAAGACTTGCCCCCACGCCAAGCGGCTTTCTTCACCCGGGAAATATCTTCAATTTCCTGCTCAACTGGCATTGGGCAAGAACGAATGGCGGCAAGGTATTGCTGCGGATAGATGATGCGGATGCGGAACGTAAACGGCCCGAATACCTGGATGACATTTTTCGTGTACTCGACTGGCTGGGACTAGACTGGGACATTGGCCCCACCGGCCCCGATGATCTTGAAAAAAACTGGTCGCAGGCCCGCCGAAGGGAATTGTATGATGAACTGCTGAATGAACTCACCGGTAAACAACTTCTCTTTGCCTGCGCATGCAGCCGTAAAGAATTGGCTTCCGGGATCTGTAACTGCAGGGAAAAGCAACTTGCACTTTCATCGCCGGCTGTTGCATGGCGCATACAGGCGCCTGCAATGGCCAGTTTCCATGACAAAGCGCTGGGCAATGTAACACAGGAACTTTCTGCGGGTTCCTTTATTGTGAGAAGAAAGGACGGTATTGCTGCTTACCAATTGGCGTCACTGGCCGACGACAGGCATTTTGGCGTTACCCATATCGGCAGGGGGGAAGACCTGCTTGCTTCCACCGCCATGCAGCTTTATCTCGACAGCCGGTTGAATATCCCTTATTTAAGCAGTTGCAGTTTCTGGCATCATCCATTGATCGTTGCGGATGACGGGAGCAAATTATCCAAAAACGCCGGGCATTTAAGCCGGAGCATCATGGAATCTGTAAAAAAAGAAGAACTGCTGGATGCATTCGGGAAATGGATCGGGCTGGATAAAAAAAATAGGGAAGATATCTTTTGA
- a CDS encoding DUF4440 domain-containing protein: MKSKIHFPGLALCVILLCYTLAACNNQAETKKPVTADELSQMNRDFAKALNNKDAVAAANCYTEDATVLPPNEAPVTGRANIQKYWEGAIAAGTFDVDVATISTGSNGDLGYEVGRFQMSFKDSTGKVTTERGKYIELLKRGADGKWISTHGIWNTDTLALK, from the coding sequence ATGAAATCAAAAATTCATTTTCCCGGGCTGGCCCTGTGTGTGATCTTATTATGCTACACCCTGGCAGCCTGTAATAACCAGGCCGAAACAAAAAAGCCGGTCACGGCAGATGAACTTTCGCAGATGAACCGGGATTTTGCAAAAGCCCTGAATAATAAAGATGCGGTGGCGGCTGCCAACTGCTATACGGAGGATGCTACGGTACTTCCTCCCAACGAAGCGCCCGTTACCGGCAGGGCCAATATTCAAAAGTATTGGGAAGGGGCCATTGCCGCAGGTACTTTTGACGTGGACGTGGCAACCATCTCTACCGGCAGCAACGGCGACCTGGGCTACGAGGTCGGGCGCTTTCAAATGAGTTTTAAGGATTCAACGGGCAAAGTGACCACTGAAAGAGGCAAGTATATTGAACTGCTTAAGCGTGGTGCAGATGGAAAATGGATATCCACGCACGGGATCTGGAATACAGATACGCTGGCGTTAAAATGA
- a CDS encoding sterol desaturase family protein: MNIENFLDRIFATPYSTAQTIALIVFVLLVLVELIISIRKNLRLYESRETAVNLSLGLLTSFSKILVKGFTLAYFTWLQEIWHLTLIPNTWWNILLLLLLSDLIAYWYHRVSHESRFFWAMHVAHHSSEMLNSTTSVRGNFLHFSYRFLFWSPLALLGFDPIMILLIDEIGFYYQIYIHTEIIHKLPRWFEYFFNTPSHHRVHHAQNRNYLDKNYGAVFIIWDRIFGTFEPEVEKPVYGLTKNRPRKNDIPSIITHELGAIARDVKKTKGLRNLTKVVFGRPGSGEV; the protein is encoded by the coding sequence ATGAATATAGAGAATTTCCTTGACAGGATATTTGCCACCCCTTATTCCACGGCACAGACGATTGCACTGATCGTTTTTGTTCTGCTGGTCCTGGTAGAGTTGATTATCAGCATACGAAAAAACCTCCGGCTGTATGAATCCAGGGAAACGGCCGTTAATCTTTCGTTGGGCTTACTTACTTCCTTTTCAAAAATACTGGTCAAGGGCTTCACCCTGGCTTATTTCACCTGGCTGCAGGAGATATGGCATCTTACCCTGATCCCCAATACCTGGTGGAACATTCTCCTGCTTTTATTGCTGAGCGACCTCATTGCCTACTGGTACCACCGGGTATCGCATGAAAGCCGCTTTTTCTGGGCCATGCACGTGGCGCATCATTCTTCCGAAATGCTCAATTCAACTACATCTGTACGGGGCAACTTCCTGCATTTCTCATACCGCTTCCTGTTCTGGTCGCCACTGGCCTTACTCGGTTTCGACCCGATCATGATCCTGCTGATCGACGAGATCGGTTTTTATTACCAGATTTACATACATACCGAGATCATCCATAAACTACCCCGCTGGTTTGAATATTTTTTCAATACTCCATCCCATCACCGGGTACACCATGCGCAGAACCGCAATTACCTGGATAAGAACTACGGCGCTGTATTCATCATCTGGGACAGGATCTTCGGCACGTTTGAACCCGAAGTGGAAAAGCCTGTTTACGGACTTACCAAAAACCGGCCAAGGAAAAACGATATACCCAGTATCATCACCCACGAGTTGGGTGCCATTGCCCGTGATGTGAAAAAAACGAAGGGGTTAAGGAACCTGACCAAAGTGGTTTTTGGCAGACCCGGAAGCGGGGAAGTTTAA